Proteins from a single region of Hordeum vulgare subsp. vulgare chromosome 6H, MorexV3_pseudomolecules_assembly, whole genome shotgun sequence:
- the LOC123403431 gene encoding calcium sensing receptor, chloroplastic, with the protein MAFTPTSVSATLPPSAPPPPAATKGTPRRAPWNAPPMAASPTAALLAVTPAAHAAAFSKEEVAGSFTKAVDTVDVVIGVGGQVAEQSFVVLRALVEAAKPALPVLQSAGEQALKLASPVVSDASRQATEALQGAGVDLAPLQSAFKTFADAAQPAIGAAKPIASETVQTIGSLEGTDYVVAAGAAFLAYLLLPPAWSLLSYGLRGYKGDLNPAQALDMVTSQGYLIIDVRSENDKGKAGVPQLPSNAKNKIISLPLEELPNKIKGMVRNAKRAEAEIAALKISYLKRIGKGSNIVVMDSYGDNSKIVAKTLNSVGFKNCWVMAGGFSGRKGWAQSRLGTDSYNLSVVEVIKPSRVIPAAAERFVTVSSTSTPSRTTRKLLPGSVDN; encoded by the exons ATGGCCTTCACCCCCACGTCGGTGTCGGCCACCCTGCCGCcgtcggctcctcctcctccggcggccACCAAGGGCACGCCCCGCCGGGCGCCATGGAATGCCCCGCCGATGGCCGCCTCGCCCACGGCTGCATTGCTGGCCGTGACGCCGGCCGCGCACGCCGCGGCGTTCTCCAAGGAGGAAGTCGCCGGGTCGTTCACCAAG GCGGTGGACACGGTGGATGTGGTGATCGGCGTCGGCGGCCAGGTGGCCGAGCAGTCCTTTGTCGTGCTCAGGGCGCTAGTCGAGGCCGCGAAGCCGGCGCTGCCGGTTCTGCAGAGCGCCGGTGAGCAGGCCCTGAAGCTCGCCTCCCCGGTGGTCTCTGACGCCTCCAGGCAGGCCACGGAGGCGCTCCAGGGCGCCGGCGTCGACCTTGCCCCCCTCCAGTCTGCTTTTAAG ACGTTCGCAGATGCGGCGCAGCCGGCCATCGGCGCCGCGAAGCCGATCGCCTCCGAGACCGTCCAGACCATCGGGTCTCTGGAAGGCACGGACTATGTCGTGGCCGCCGGAGCCGCGTTCCTCGCGTACCTGCTCCTTCCGCCGGCCTGGTCCCTGCTCTCATACGGCCTACGCGGCTACAAAG GTGACCTGAACCCAGCTCAAGCTCTGGACATGGTCACCTCCCAAGGTTACCTTATCATCGACGTGCGAAGCGAGAACGACAAGGGCAAAGCCGGCGTGCCGCAGCTCCCCTCCAACGCAAAGAACAAGATCATCTCTCTGCC TCTGGAAGAACTTCCGAACAAGATAAAGGGCATGGTGCGCAACGCGAAGCGAGCAGAGGCGGAGATCGCCGCGCTGAAGATCTCGTACCTCAAGAGGATCGGCAAGGGCTCCAACATCGTCGTCATGGACTC GTACGGTGACAACTCAAAGATTGTGGCCAAGACACTCAACAGCGTGGGGTTCAAGAACTGCTGGGTCATGGCCGGCGGCTTCTCCGGCCGGAAAGGGTGGGCGCAGAGCCGCCTTGGGACGGATTCCTACAACCTTTCCGTTGTCGAAGTCATCAAGCCGTCGCGGGTGATTCCGGCGGCCGCTGAAAGGTTCGTGACGGTGTCGTCGACTTCGACTCCCTCCAGGACGACTCGCAAGCTTCTCCCTGGCAGTGTGGACAACTGA